GTGAATTGTTCGAACACCTGCAACGCACTGCCTGCCTTGCGCCCCATTCCATGCAATTTGGCACGGTCGGTTTCCCACAGCTTCAAGGCACGCTGCGCAGAGTCCATCGTTTGCGTGGAAGTCTCGGCAACGCCTTCGAGGAAATAAGCGAGCCATGCCTCCCAGTCGCCAGTGCGGCGCACGGCATCCAGCTCGTCGTAGTAGCGTTGGCGGTGCGTCTTGAAATACTGGCTCAGGTAAAGGCCCGGTTCCTGCAGCACGCCGGCTTCACACAGCAGCAGCGTGATCAGCAATCGGCCCAGTCTGCCATTGCCGTCCAGGAACGGATGGATGGTTTCGAACTGCACGTGCGCCAGCGCCGCGCGAATCAGCGGCGGCATGTCCTTTTCGGGGGCGCGCAGGAACTTCTCGAAGTCGCCGAGACATTCCGTCAGCCGGTCCGGTGGTGGTGGCACGTGGCGGGCGAGCGCGGGCGAGCGGCCGCCGATCCAGTTTTGGGTGCGGCGGAATTCGCCGGGTGTCTTCTGCGCGCCCCGGCCGCCGCGCAACAGCACTTCGTGGAATTCCCGCAGCAGGCGCAACGACAGCGGAAAACCGCTGCGCAGGCGATTCAACCCGTGGTCCAGAGCCGCGACGTAGTTGGATACTTCCTCCACGTCGGCGATCGGCACGCCCGGAGCTTCGTGCAGTTCGAACAGCATGAGGTCGGACAATGACGACTGCGTGCCTTCGATCTGCGAGGACAACAAGGCTTCCTTGCGGATGAAGTGGTACAGGAACAACTTGGGATCGGGCAGCATGCGGGTCATGCCATCCAGCCGTCCGAGTGACTGGTTGGCGCGTTCCAGTTGCGCGATCAAGGGGCCGTCGAATTGCAGCGGCGGCTGGGGTGGCAGCGGTGCAGGGACGAAGGCGCGATAGCCGCTGCCGGCCATGCTGCCCTTCACGTAGGTGCCGGCTACCCTCTCCATAAAAGATCGCCCCGCTTTCTCAAGCAGGGGCGATTTTGGCATCTTAGGAAAAAAAGTCAATCAATTTTTCTTAAGAATGTCGATAGGCCTCTGTTATGAAAGCCGGCTTACATAAGGCGATCCCGCTCACCGATCGCCCAGGAAATCCTTCTTGCCGATCTGGGTGCCGGCCACGCGCAGGATGTCGTAGGCGGTGGCGCAGTGGAAGAAGAGGTTGGGCAGCGAGTATTCGGTGAGGTAGGCGAGGCCGGTGAACTCCGTTTCGCCATGACGCGTCTTCATCACCACCTTGCGCGCTTCGCTGCCGTCGATCTGTTCGGGCGCGAAGGATTTCGCGTAGGCGATCGCCGCATCGATGCGCTGGTAGGCCTCGGCCAGCGTCTTCTCGTTGTCGGCAAATGATTTCGGTTCCACGCCGGCCAGTCGCGCGGCGCCGCGCGCGGCGGTGTCGCAGGCGATCTGGATCTGCTTGATCAGCGGCAGCATGTCGAAGATCAGGCGTTGCTGCAGCAGGGTGTCGGGATCGACGCCGCGTTCCTTGGCGTGCGCTTCGCCTTTCTTCAACACGCTCGCGAGATTGGTCAGCGCGCGC
The genomic region above belongs to Rhodanobacteraceae bacterium and contains:
- a CDS encoding S41 family peptidase; the encoded protein is MERVAGTYVKGSMAGSGYRAFVPAPLPPQPPLQFDGPLIAQLERANQSLGRLDGMTRMLPDPKLFLYHFIRKEALLSSQIEGTQSSLSDLMLFELHEAPGVPIADVEEVSNYVAALDHGLNRLRSGFPLSLRLLREFHEVLLRGGRGAQKTPGEFRRTQNWIGGRSPALARHVPPPPDRLTECLGDFEKFLRAPEKDMPPLIRAALAHVQFETIHPFLDGNGRLGRLLITLLLCEAGVLQEPGLYLSQYFKTHRQRYYDELDAVRRTGDWEAWLAYFLEGVAETSTQTMDSAQRALKLWETDRAKLHGMGRKAGSALQVFEQFTRQPILSAARVADALALTPPTVRAAFVGLQQLGLIHEITGQRRNRVWLYQAYYDLLSEGTTPL